Proteins encoded within one genomic window of uncultured Fibrobacter sp.:
- a CDS encoding sugar phosphate nucleotidyltransferase translates to MKIVLPVTGNGLRLRPYTENLPKCLLPVAGKTILDWIVEDSLSLKPTETIFITGYKAEAVDSFLEKRPAWGKTRAVVQSNPQGLGEAISLALPYVDDDEPLLIILGDTLFEADLSILHNVDENILYTFKVEDPRRFGVAVTDGSGRITRLVEKPQEFVSDEAIVGIYYIKDTKVLKQSLKYLMDNNIRTKNEFQLTDALQMMLEKGCHFRTAPVQKWLDCGLAETLLETNAHVLKRIDNSASVNHPGVKVIAPCYIGKGAKITNSIIGPNVSVGDDCVIENCTISNAVLWDAVKVSGQTLDNVIMHE, encoded by the coding sequence ATGAAGATTGTTCTGCCCGTTACTGGAAACGGACTACGCTTGCGGCCTTACACTGAGAATTTACCGAAGTGTTTGCTGCCCGTTGCCGGCAAGACGATTTTAGATTGGATTGTTGAAGATTCCCTAAGCCTAAAGCCCACGGAAACGATTTTTATTACCGGCTACAAGGCTGAGGCTGTAGACTCTTTTTTGGAAAAGCGCCCTGCTTGGGGTAAGACCCGCGCTGTGGTCCAGTCCAATCCACAGGGTTTGGGCGAAGCAATCAGCCTCGCACTGCCTTACGTGGATGACGATGAACCGCTCCTGATTATTCTGGGCGATACGCTTTTCGAAGCGGATCTTTCCATTCTCCACAATGTGGACGAAAATATCCTTTATACCTTCAAGGTCGAGGACCCGCGCCGTTTTGGCGTAGCCGTGACCGACGGCTCCGGTCGTATTACGCGCCTGGTGGAAAAACCGCAGGAATTCGTGAGCGACGAGGCCATTGTGGGTATCTACTACATCAAGGATACCAAGGTGCTCAAGCAGAGCCTCAAGTACCTGATGGACAACAATATCCGCACCAAGAACGAATTCCAGTTGACGGACGCTCTCCAAATGATGCTCGAAAAGGGCTGCCATTTCCGTACCGCTCCGGTGCAAAAGTGGTTGGACTGCGGCCTGGCAGAAACCCTGTTGGAAACTAATGCCCATGTGCTCAAGCGCATCGACAATTCCGCTTCGGTGAATCACCCGGGCGTCAAGGTGATTGCTCCGTGCTACATTGGCAAGGGCGCAAAGATCACGAACAGCATTATCGGTCCCAATGTGTCGGTGGGCGACGATTGCGTTATCGAGAACTGCACCATCAGTAACGCTGTGCTGTGGGACGCAGTCAAGGTCAGCGGTCAGACGCTGGACAACGTGATCATGCACGAATAG